A stretch of Amycolatopsis balhimycina FH 1894 DNA encodes these proteins:
- a CDS encoding DUF4142 domain-containing protein produces the protein MLSASEIAGLDFDPPSALERSRPLVRILFVLAAVLALLAPGSTSTAQTTSVSDTDAVLLTKVRQAGLWEMPSGMMAMEKGSPLVQKVGFAIMMDHGRLDVATRALSQKLNSPVPDQPSEEQRGWLAEEMAAAPGPAFDRVFANRLRAAHGQVFAVLAQLRAGTRNDDVRAFATVGNQAVMRHMTMLESTGMVDYTALPAPAVSTTAAPVGQPLGLDTSQIAVVAALFLLLGGGLFYVLRQVKSNRGRARAAARPATARAGGGRG, from the coding sequence ATGCTTTCGGCCTCTGAGATCGCCGGGCTGGACTTCGATCCGCCGTCGGCGCTCGAGCGCTCCCGGCCACTGGTCCGGATCCTGTTCGTGCTGGCCGCGGTGCTGGCCCTGCTCGCGCCGGGTTCGACCTCGACGGCCCAGACCACCTCGGTGTCGGACACCGACGCGGTGCTGCTGACCAAGGTCCGCCAAGCCGGCCTGTGGGAAATGCCCTCCGGCATGATGGCCATGGAGAAGGGCAGCCCGCTCGTCCAGAAGGTCGGCTTCGCGATCATGATGGACCACGGCCGCCTCGACGTGGCGACCCGCGCGCTCTCGCAGAAGCTGAACTCGCCGGTCCCCGACCAGCCCTCCGAGGAACAGCGCGGCTGGCTCGCCGAGGAGATGGCCGCGGCCCCCGGGCCGGCGTTCGACCGCGTCTTCGCCAACCGGCTGCGCGCGGCGCACGGCCAGGTGTTCGCCGTTCTCGCGCAGCTGCGGGCCGGTACCCGCAACGACGACGTGCGGGCCTTCGCGACCGTCGGCAACCAGGCCGTGATGCGGCACATGACGATGCTCGAGAGCACCGGGATGGTCGACTACACCGCACTGCCCGCTCCGGCCGTCTCCACCACCGCGGCGCCCGTCGGTCAACCGCTCGGTCTCGACACGTCCCAGATCGCTGTGGTGGCGGCGCTGTTCCTCCTGCTCGGCGGCGGTCTGTTCTACGTGCTGCGCCAGGTCAAGAGCAACCGCGGCCGCGCCAGGGCAGCCGCTCGGCCGGCCACCGCGAGAGCGGGGGGTGGCCGTGGTTGA